The genomic region GCGCATCGGCGCCAGCGGCGAGCGGGCGGAGGTCATCCGCGCGCTCTCGCAGGAGCAACTGCTGGCCATTTACGCCGGGCTGCTCCGCAACCGCCTTCACGACGTCGCGCTCAAGCGCTGGGTGAAGAACGGGGTGATCAGCAAGGCGTGGCTGGGCGTGGGCGAAGAGGCCGCGACCATCGGGCCGGTGCACGCGCTGCGGCGGTCCGGGCCGGGGCACGACGTGGTGGCGCCCATGATCCGCAACTCGGGCGCGTGCCACGAGATGGGCATGCCCGTGGCCGACATCTTCCGCAGCTACCTGGGCACCGCGGACGGCCCGTCCATGGGCCGCGACCTGCACGTGGGCGACCTGGGCACCGGCGTGCTGCCCCCCATCAGCCACGTGGGCGACGTGGTGCCGGTGATCGCGGGGATCGCGCTCACCTTCAAGCAGCGGGGCGAAGACCGCGTGGGCCTCACCTGGGTGGGCGACGGCTCCACCAAGACGGGGGCGTTCCACGAAGGAGTGAACTTCGCGGGCGTGCACCGGCTGCCGGTAATCTTCATCATCCAGAACAACCAGGTGGCGCTGGGCACGCGGCTTACCCAGCACGCCGCGGGCTCGTTCGAGGATTGGCCGGCCATGTACGGCCTGGCGGGCGGCCTGTTCGACGGCAACCACGTGCTCGACGCGTACGCCGCCACGCGCCTCGCCGCCGACCGCGCGCGGGCCGGTGAAGGCCCGTCGCTGCTCGTGGCGGAGACCTTCCGCATGGGCGGCCACGCCACACACGACGAGCGCGAGGCGCGGAGCATGTTCGACGCGGAGCTGTTCGCGTCGTGGGGCCGCCGAGATCCCGTGGGCTTGTACGAGGCGTGGCTGGAGGAGGAGGGCATCGCGCGTGGCACGCTGGACGACATCGAGGCGCGCGTCACCGCCGAAATCGACGCCGCGGCCGAGGACGCGCTCCGCAGCCGCGAAACCGCCATGCCCTCACCCGAATCCGCGGTCGTCGGCGTCTACGGCTGACGCTCTGACGGACATCGGCCGAACACGAAAGCGGCGGCACTCCCCTGGGAGTGCCGCCGCTTCATTCTGGTGACGGTCCGCGTCAGGTCGGCAGGGCGGGGCCGCCGTACAGGCCCTCGATCACCTCGC from Longimicrobium sp. harbors:
- a CDS encoding thiamine pyrophosphate-dependent dehydrogenase E1 component subunit alpha produces the protein MKRFAAYDPPEYQNWTAAPEQLRAYRERIGASGERAEVIRALSQEQLLAIYAGLLRNRLHDVALKRWVKNGVISKAWLGVGEEAATIGPVHALRRSGPGHDVVAPMIRNSGACHEMGMPVADIFRSYLGTADGPSMGRDLHVGDLGTGVLPPISHVGDVVPVIAGIALTFKQRGEDRVGLTWVGDGSTKTGAFHEGVNFAGVHRLPVIFIIQNNQVALGTRLTQHAAGSFEDWPAMYGLAGGLFDGNHVLDAYAATRLAADRARAGEGPSLLVAETFRMGGHATHDEREARSMFDAELFASWGRRDPVGLYEAWLEEEGIARGTLDDIEARVTAEIDAAAEDALRSRETAMPSPESAVVGVYG